The Lysinibacillus pakistanensis genome includes a window with the following:
- a CDS encoding gamma-type small acid-soluble spore protein has protein sequence MNNQNDAKYTVAGTDINDVKRKNAEAGLSYNEVKKLLAQNGGHGTEMYSDTDVTEVKQQIQGKNQ, from the coding sequence ATGAATAATCAAAATGATGCCAAGTATACTGTTGCTGGTACCGATATTAATGATGTCAAAAGAAAAAATGCAGAGGCAGGCTTATCTTACAATGAGGTAAAAAAGCTTTTGGCACAGAATGGTGGGCACGGTACGGAGATGTATAGTGATACAGACGTTACAGAGGTAAAGCAACAGATTCAGGGGAAAAATCAATAA
- a CDS encoding L,D-transpeptidase family protein codes for MVHTVKTGETLPQIARDYRTSLSSIIAANPGINPNALYIGQQIIIPGIPSANTIPYKIEISTDNRWLRLYKNDVLQKQYPIAVGRMLHVTPVGNFIIINKAPNPGGPFGTMWMSLSKEHYGIHGTNDPSSIGHAVSRGCIRMHNQDVEELASIVPIGTSVFIHP; via the coding sequence TTGGTCCATACAGTGAAAACGGGAGAAACATTGCCTCAAATAGCCAGAGATTATCGTACATCCCTTTCATCTATCATTGCAGCCAATCCAGGAATCAATCCAAATGCACTTTATATAGGACAACAAATAATCATACCTGGAATTCCTAGTGCCAATACAATTCCCTATAAAATTGAAATATCCACAGATAATCGCTGGCTTCGATTATATAAAAATGATGTTCTGCAAAAACAGTATCCGATTGCGGTTGGTAGAATGCTACATGTTACACCGGTCGGTAATTTTATTATCATAAATAAAGCTCCAAACCCTGGTGGTCCCTTCGGCACAATGTGGATGAGTCTTTCGAAGGAGCATTACGGCATTCATGGAACTAATGATCCTAGCTCTATCGGGCATGCCGTATCACGTGGCTGTATTCGCATGCATAATCAGGATGTTGAGGAGCTAGCGAGCATTGTTCCAATCGGTACGAGTGTATTTATTCATCCTTAA
- a CDS encoding ribonuclease J: MSTKNNLLSIFALGGINEIGKNMYVVQYGNDMLIIDCGAKFPDESLLGIDLIIPDITYLQENKEKIKALIVTHGHEDHIGGIPYLLKKLNVPIYATRFTLGLIELKLKEHKLLRETDLVEIHSDSSLNFGQVDVSFFRTNHSIPDCLGIVFHTPEGNVVHTGDFKFDLTPVNHQFADIHKMAEIGTNGVLALISESTNAERPGLTPSEMLVGDHIEEAFLHAQRKIIISTFASNVNRIQQIVNATIATNRKLALLGRSMVNVVDVALERGYLNMPEDMLIDAREVKYLPPEEVVVLCTGSQGEPLAALSRLASGSHREVKILPDDTVILASSPIPGNEKGVSRIVDNLFQLGAKVIYGSSSHTGMHVSGHGYQEDLKLMLTLMKPKFFIPIHGEFRMLHQHRLLAESVGVKRGHTFIMKNGDVVDIENAKARQTRKIPSGDTYVDGIGIGEVEGIVLRDRKQLSEDGMLVIVLTLSKADGTFISEPDTISRGFVYAKDFEELLTKVNFLVKETVNELQEEGRQQIHVLKREIKRAVGQYLFTQTKRKPMILPIIIDI; this comes from the coding sequence TTGTCCACAAAAAACAATTTATTATCTATTTTTGCTTTAGGTGGCATTAATGAGATTGGCAAAAATATGTATGTAGTACAGTATGGAAACGATATGCTAATCATTGACTGTGGTGCAAAGTTTCCAGATGAAAGCTTGCTGGGAATTGATTTAATCATCCCTGATATTACGTATTTACAGGAAAATAAAGAAAAAATTAAAGCATTAATTGTGACACATGGGCATGAGGATCATATTGGTGGAATCCCCTACCTTTTAAAAAAGTTGAATGTTCCTATTTATGCCACACGATTTACGCTTGGATTAATCGAATTAAAACTAAAAGAGCATAAGCTTTTACGAGAAACCGATTTAGTAGAAATTCATTCTGATTCATCATTAAACTTTGGACAAGTGGATGTTAGTTTCTTCCGAACAAATCATAGTATACCTGATTGTCTAGGAATCGTTTTCCATACTCCTGAAGGAAATGTAGTACACACTGGTGATTTTAAATTTGATTTAACACCTGTTAATCATCAGTTTGCAGATATTCATAAGATGGCTGAAATCGGCACAAATGGTGTATTAGCCCTTATCTCTGAAAGTACCAATGCCGAAAGACCCGGGTTAACACCATCAGAAATGCTTGTCGGGGATCATATTGAAGAAGCATTTTTACATGCCCAGCGTAAAATTATTATTTCTACATTTGCCTCAAATGTGAATCGTATTCAACAAATTGTCAATGCTACTATCGCTACGAATAGAAAGCTTGCATTGTTAGGTCGCAGTATGGTGAATGTGGTAGATGTAGCTCTTGAACGAGGATATTTAAATATGCCAGAGGATATGTTAATTGACGCACGTGAAGTAAAATATCTCCCACCTGAGGAAGTAGTCGTTCTATGTACAGGTAGTCAAGGGGAGCCATTAGCAGCTCTATCACGGCTAGCAAGTGGTAGTCATCGTGAGGTAAAAATCTTACCTGATGACACCGTTATTTTAGCTTCATCCCCTATTCCAGGAAATGAAAAGGGTGTTTCACGCATTGTCGATAATTTATTTCAGCTTGGGGCAAAGGTTATTTATGGCTCCTCTAGCCACACAGGTATGCATGTTTCAGGACATGGCTATCAGGAGGATTTAAAACTAATGCTCACTTTAATGAAGCCTAAATTTTTCATTCCCATTCATGGAGAGTTCCGAATGTTACACCAGCATCGCTTGCTAGCAGAATCTGTTGGTGTCAAAAGAGGACATACCTTTATTATGAAGAATGGGGATGTTGTTGATATTGAAAATGCAAAGGCTAGACAAACCCGAAAAATTCCGTCCGGAGACACATATGTAGATGGCATTGGTATCGGTGAGGTAGAAGGTATTGTCCTACGTGATCGTAAACAGCTTTCTGAGGATGGAATGCTAGTCATCGTTTTAACACTTAGTAAGGCTGATGGAACATTTATTTCAGAGCCAGATACAATTTCACGAGGTTTTGTTTATGCAAAAGATTTTGAGGAGCTTTTAACAAAAGTTAATTTTCTTGTGAAAGAAACAGTCAATGAGCTACAAGAGGAAGGTAGACAGCAAATTCATGTCTTAAAGAGAGAAATTAAACGCGCTGTGGGTCAATATCTTTTTACACAAACAAAAAGAAAACCAATGATACTGCCAATTATTATTGATATATAA
- a CDS encoding restriction endonuclease subunit S — MVKCYRLDEVAIIETGEIVPKKKYFSKRGSPFISAKYLKQLIPNGKIAELPKIDRTYEKYFKCTTVPAKTIILTKTNLNATNKQVYQCEEEVWIAKDLVAIIPDESIILSDYLYHFLNWYRVNKEWYHLHHISLKIPTIEIQYSMVQILNKVQHLINNKDFLLTQIDGLPQYFHHFSVPIEGHAKNVCHGFNQVQHLYNLLLYRIFKGELVKDIQGTDFFKTFSIQ, encoded by the coding sequence ATGGTTAAATGTTATCGATTAGATGAGGTAGCTATAATAGAGACTGGTGAAATAGTACCGAAGAAAAAATATTTCTCAAAAAGAGGATCTCCCTTCATTTCAGCAAAATACTTAAAGCAGCTAATACCAAATGGTAAAATTGCTGAATTACCGAAAATTGATCGTACATATGAAAAATATTTTAAGTGTACAACAGTCCCCGCGAAAACTATCATACTTACGAAAACTAACTTAAATGCTACCAATAAGCAAGTGTATCAGTGTGAAGAAGAAGTATGGATTGCCAAGGATCTCGTAGCGATTATTCCAGATGAATCGATTATTTTAAGCGATTATTTATACCATTTTTTGAACTGGTATCGTGTTAATAAAGAATGGTACCATCTACATCATATTTCCCTTAAAATTCCAACTATTGAGATTCAATATAGTATGGTACAAATTTTAAATAAAGTGCAGCATTTAATAAACAATAAAGATTTTTTATTGACCCAAATAGATGGGTTACCACAGTATTTCCACCATTTCTCTGTACCGATAGAAGGGCACGCCAAAAATGTATGTCATGGGTTTAATCAGGTTCAGCACCTTTACAATCTTTTGCTATATAGAATTTTTAAGGGCGAATTAGTCAAGGACATACAGGGAACAGACTTTTTTAAAACATTCAGCATTCAGTAG
- a CDS encoding DUF2935 domain-containing protein, whose translation MLSNYLQHAVFEHRFWLRILKDHSQFIHDSLYPSETEEIKKASSFIQQFTQLLAYVNSIDANNAVSFSVTVDEAVEQLKQFKFHILRKQLVGNINIHLPPTFINHMVNELEEYQIVLSYLKKGEVPPIFHELHHHLLWLLDASGHAGAIHDDLDGVEQRLKQKSHEFTQHFDQFYLKAVELTGYLRSNIETFPALNRFNKEVELEMTLFKTFLRELEEMELSAEVLGTFTALMADHMLREEQYYLSKLAQSREVE comes from the coding sequence ATGTTGTCGAATTACTTACAGCATGCAGTATTTGAGCATCGATTTTGGCTGAGAATACTGAAAGATCATTCTCAATTCATTCATGATTCATTATATCCATCAGAAACAGAGGAAATTAAAAAGGCGAGTTCATTTATCCAACAATTTACACAACTGCTTGCTTATGTGAATTCAATAGATGCCAATAATGCGGTATCCTTTTCAGTAACTGTTGATGAAGCAGTAGAGCAACTAAAGCAATTTAAATTTCATATCCTCAGAAAGCAATTAGTAGGAAATATTAATATTCATCTACCACCAACCTTTATTAATCATATGGTCAATGAATTAGAGGAATATCAAATTGTACTAAGCTATCTTAAGAAAGGAGAAGTTCCACCTATTTTTCATGAACTGCATCATCATTTACTCTGGCTTTTAGATGCATCAGGACATGCAGGAGCCATTCATGATGATTTGGATGGGGTGGAACAAAGGCTGAAGCAAAAAAGCCACGAATTTACACAGCATTTTGATCAATTTTATTTAAAAGCAGTAGAGCTTACTGGTTATTTACGTTCTAATATAGAAACATTTCCCGCATTAAACCGCTTTAATAAAGAAGTAGAGCTAGAAATGACTTTATTTAAAACTTTTTTACGTGAGTTAGAGGAAATGGAATTAAGTGCAGAAGTATTAGGAACGTTTACAGCACTTATGGCGGATCATATGCTGAGAGAGGAGCAATACTATTTATCGAAGCTAGCTCAATCTAGAGAAGTAGAATAA
- a CDS encoding cysteine-rich CWC family protein has product MTVEENNCPLCGKGNHCGIANGQKDCWCMTVYFPEEIFQAVPQELRKCICQKCLDTYKNTK; this is encoded by the coding sequence ATGACCGTTGAAGAAAATAATTGTCCATTATGTGGAAAAGGAAATCACTGCGGTATAGCCAATGGGCAAAAAGACTGTTGGTGCATGACAGTGTATTTTCCTGAAGAAATCTTTCAAGCAGTGCCACAGGAATTACGCAAATGTATTTGTCAAAAGTGCTTGGATACATATAAAAATACAAAATAG